The following proteins are encoded in a genomic region of Actinomadura sp. NAK00032:
- the atpD gene encoding F0F1 ATP synthase subunit beta, whose product MTAQVETATATGRVARVIGPVVDVEFPADALPDIYNALNVQVTLGGEEKTLTFEVAQHLGDNMIRAISMQPTDGLVRGAPVTDSGESIAVPVGDITKGHVWNALGEALDAPTASLEINERWGIHRKAPPFDQLESKTEMLETGIKVIDLLAPYVKGGKIGLFGGAGVGKTVLIQEMIRRVARNFGGTSVFAGVGERTREGNDLWVEMDEADVLKDTALVFGQMDEPPGTRLRVALSALTMAEYFRDVQNQDVLLFIDNIFRFTQAGSEVSTLLGRMPSAVGYQPTLADEMGVLQERITSTRGHSITSMQAIYVPADDITDPAPHTTFAHLDATTTLSRSISEKGIFPAVDPLDSTSRIMDPQILGNEHYEVAQEVVRILQKYKELQDIIAILGIDELSEEDKVTVQRARRIERFLSHPMYVAEQFTGQPGVTVSKDETVASFKALAEGKYDHLPEQAFFMCGGIEDVEKKAKELEK is encoded by the coding sequence ATGACTGCACAGGTAGAGACGGCGACCGCGACCGGGCGCGTCGCGCGCGTCATCGGCCCGGTCGTCGACGTGGAGTTCCCCGCCGACGCCCTCCCGGACATCTACAACGCCCTGAACGTGCAGGTCACGCTCGGCGGCGAGGAGAAGACCCTGACCTTCGAGGTCGCCCAGCACCTGGGCGACAACATGATCCGGGCCATCTCCATGCAGCCGACGGACGGCCTGGTCCGCGGCGCCCCGGTGACCGACAGCGGCGAGTCCATCGCCGTCCCGGTCGGCGACATCACCAAGGGCCACGTGTGGAACGCCCTCGGCGAGGCGCTGGACGCCCCGACCGCGTCGCTGGAGATCAACGAGCGCTGGGGCATCCACCGCAAGGCCCCGCCGTTCGACCAGCTGGAGTCCAAGACCGAGATGCTGGAGACCGGCATCAAGGTCATCGACCTGCTCGCCCCGTACGTCAAGGGCGGGAAGATCGGCCTGTTCGGCGGCGCGGGTGTGGGCAAGACCGTCCTCATCCAGGAGATGATCCGCCGTGTCGCCCGCAACTTCGGCGGCACCTCGGTGTTCGCCGGCGTCGGCGAGCGCACCCGTGAGGGCAACGACCTCTGGGTGGAGATGGACGAGGCGGACGTCCTCAAGGACACCGCCCTCGTGTTCGGCCAGATGGACGAGCCGCCGGGCACCCGGCTGCGCGTCGCGCTGTCCGCGCTGACGATGGCGGAGTACTTCCGCGACGTCCAGAACCAGGACGTGCTGCTGTTCATCGACAACATCTTCCGGTTCACGCAGGCCGGTTCGGAGGTCTCCACGCTGCTCGGGCGCATGCCGTCCGCGGTGGGGTACCAGCCGACGCTGGCCGACGAGATGGGCGTGCTGCAGGAGCGGATCACCTCGACGCGCGGTCACTCGATCACCTCGATGCAGGCGATCTACGTGCCCGCCGACGACATCACCGACCCGGCGCCGCACACCACGTTCGCGCACCTGGACGCCACCACGACGCTCTCCCGGAGCATCTCCGAGAAGGGCATCTTCCCGGCGGTCGACCCGCTCGACTCCACCTCGCGGATCATGGACCCGCAGATCCTGGGGAACGAGCACTACGAGGTCGCGCAGGAGGTCGTGCGGATCCTGCAGAAGTACAAGGAGCTGCAGGACATCATCGCGATCCTCGGTATCGACGAGCTGTCCGAGGAGGACAAGGTCACCGTCCAGCGGGCGCGGCGCATCGAGCGCTTCCTGTCGCACCCGATGTACGTGGCCGAGCAGTTCACCGGGCAGCCCGGTGTGACGGTCTCCAAGGACGAGACGGTCGCCTCGTTCAAGGCGCTGGCCGAGGGCAAGTACGACCACCTGCCCGAGCAGGCGTTCTTCATGTGCGGTGGCATCGAGGACGTCGAGAAGAAGGCCAAGGAGCTGGAGAAGTAG
- a CDS encoding F0F1 ATP synthase subunit gamma has protein sequence MAAQLRQLRQQIKTVKSTAKITRAQEMIATSRIVKAQQAVAASKPYADQITQALTALVSHHVGIDHPLLQEQPADTRSAVLIVTSDRGFCGAYNANVIREAESLIRALRDEGREPVPYVVGNKGITWYRFRGREVAQTWHGFSDRPHFANAEEIGRRLTQDFLKTDAEGGVGEIHVVYTEFVSMLTQAVQVKRLMPLEIEESESAKVPPAYEFEPSAQAALDLLLPNYIESRIFHMLLQSAASFQASVRRAMKSATDNANELLGVYTRQMNQARQAAITQEISEIVGGADALAESGGE, from the coding sequence ATGGCCGCACAGCTTCGCCAACTCCGGCAGCAGATCAAGACGGTCAAGTCGACCGCCAAGATCACGCGTGCCCAGGAGATGATCGCCACGTCGCGGATCGTCAAGGCCCAGCAGGCGGTGGCGGCGTCCAAGCCGTACGCCGACCAGATCACGCAGGCCCTGACCGCGCTGGTGAGCCACCATGTGGGGATCGACCACCCGCTCCTTCAGGAGCAGCCGGCCGACACCCGCAGCGCCGTCCTGATCGTCACGAGCGATCGCGGGTTCTGCGGCGCCTACAACGCCAACGTGATCCGCGAGGCCGAGTCGCTGATCCGGGCGCTGCGGGACGAGGGCCGCGAGCCGGTTCCGTACGTGGTGGGCAACAAGGGCATCACCTGGTACCGGTTCCGGGGCCGGGAGGTCGCGCAGACCTGGCACGGGTTCAGCGACCGCCCGCACTTCGCGAACGCGGAGGAGATCGGCCGCCGGCTCACCCAGGACTTCCTCAAGACCGACGCCGAGGGCGGCGTCGGCGAGATCCACGTGGTCTACACCGAGTTCGTCTCGATGCTGACCCAGGCCGTCCAGGTCAAGCGGCTGATGCCGCTGGAGATCGAGGAGAGCGAGTCCGCCAAGGTCCCGCCGGCGTACGAGTTCGAGCCGTCCGCGCAGGCGGCGCTCGACCTGCTGCTGCCCAACTACATCGAGAGCCGCATCTTCCACATGCTGCTCCAGTCGGCGGCGTCGTTCCAGGCGTCGGTCCGGCGGGCGATGAAGTCGGCGACCGACAATGCCAACGAACTGCTCGGGGTCTACACGCGCCAGATGAACCAGGCGCGGCAGGCCGCGATCACCCAGGAAATCAGCGAGATCGTCGGTGGCGCTGACGCGCTCGCCGAATCTGGCGGGGAGTGA
- the atpA gene encoding F0F1 ATP synthase subunit alpha, which yields MAELTIRPDEIRNALERFVQSYEPEAAAREEVGTVVDAGDGIAHIEGLPSAMANELLEFEDGTRGLALNLDVREIGAVVLGDFSGIEEGQKVRRTGEVLSAPVGDAFLGRVVDALGNPLDGLGPVESTERRALELQAPTVVQRQSVKEPLQTGIKAIDAMTPIGRGQRQLIIGDRQTGKTTVCVDTIINQKEAWDTGDPAKQVRCIYVAVGQKGSTIANVRRSLEEAGALEYTTIVAAPASDPAGYKYIAPYTGSAIGQHWMYQGKHVLIVFDDLSKQAEAYRAVSLLLRRPPGREAYPGDVFYLHSRLLERCAKLSDDLGGGSMTGLPIIETKGNDVSAYIPTNVISITDGQCFLETDLFNQGVRPAINVGISVSRVGGSAQIKAMRKVAGTLRLALSQFRDLEAFAAFASDLDAASRAQLERGARLVELLKQPQGAPFPAEQEVVSVWAGTSGELDDVPVADVRRFEREFLDYIEREEGGMLTAIRETGQLSDDGLTSLKNAITEFKKGFQTSEGEMLAEEPVEPIEAEDVEQETITRVKKD from the coding sequence ATGGCGGAGCTGACGATCCGTCCGGACGAGATCCGGAACGCGCTGGAGCGCTTCGTCCAGTCGTACGAGCCCGAGGCCGCCGCGCGCGAGGAGGTCGGCACCGTCGTCGATGCCGGCGACGGCATCGCCCACATCGAGGGCCTGCCCTCCGCGATGGCGAACGAACTCCTGGAGTTCGAGGACGGTACCCGTGGCCTGGCTCTGAACCTGGACGTGCGTGAGATCGGCGCCGTTGTCCTGGGTGACTTCAGCGGAATCGAGGAGGGCCAGAAGGTCCGGCGGACGGGCGAGGTCCTGTCGGCGCCGGTCGGCGACGCCTTCCTCGGTCGCGTCGTGGACGCGCTGGGCAACCCGCTGGACGGCCTCGGCCCGGTCGAGTCGACCGAGCGCCGTGCGCTGGAACTGCAGGCCCCCACGGTCGTGCAGCGGCAGTCGGTGAAGGAGCCGCTGCAGACCGGCATCAAGGCGATCGACGCGATGACGCCGATCGGCCGGGGCCAGCGGCAGCTGATCATCGGTGACCGGCAGACCGGCAAGACGACGGTCTGCGTGGACACCATCATCAACCAGAAGGAAGCCTGGGACACCGGCGACCCGGCCAAGCAGGTGCGCTGCATCTACGTGGCGGTCGGCCAGAAGGGCTCCACGATCGCCAACGTCCGCCGCTCCCTGGAGGAGGCCGGCGCGCTGGAGTACACCACGATCGTGGCGGCTCCGGCGTCCGACCCGGCGGGCTACAAGTACATCGCCCCCTACACCGGGTCCGCGATCGGGCAGCACTGGATGTACCAGGGCAAGCACGTCCTGATCGTGTTCGACGACCTGTCGAAGCAGGCCGAGGCCTACCGCGCGGTGTCGCTGCTGCTGCGCCGCCCGCCGGGCCGCGAGGCCTACCCGGGTGACGTCTTCTACCTGCACTCGCGCCTGCTGGAGCGCTGCGCGAAGCTGTCGGACGACCTGGGCGGCGGCTCGATGACCGGCCTGCCGATCATCGAGACCAAGGGCAACGACGTGTCGGCCTACATCCCGACGAACGTCATCTCGATCACCGACGGCCAGTGCTTTCTGGAGACGGACCTGTTCAACCAGGGCGTCCGGCCGGCGATCAACGTCGGCATCTCGGTCTCCCGGGTCGGCGGCTCCGCGCAGATCAAGGCGATGCGCAAGGTCGCCGGCACGCTGCGCCTGGCGCTGTCGCAGTTCCGCGACCTGGAGGCGTTCGCCGCCTTCGCGTCCGACCTGGACGCGGCGTCCCGCGCCCAGCTGGAGCGCGGCGCCCGCCTGGTCGAGCTGCTGAAGCAGCCGCAGGGCGCGCCGTTCCCGGCCGAGCAGGAGGTCGTGTCCGTGTGGGCGGGCACCTCCGGCGAGCTGGACGACGTCCCGGTCGCCGACGTCCGCCGCTTCGAGCGCGAGTTCCTCGACTACATCGAGCGGGAAGAGGGCGGCATGCTGACCGCCATCCGCGAGACGGGGCAGCTCTCCGACGACGGCCTCACCAGCCTCAAGAACGCCATCACGGAGTTCAAGAAGGGCTTCCAGACCAGCGAGGGCGAGATGCTGGCCGAGGAGCCCGTGGAACCGATCGAGGCCGAGGACGTCGAGCAGGAGACCATCACCCGCGTCAAGAAGGACTGA
- a CDS encoding F0F1 ATP synthase subunit delta, translated as MTITGAVSRASLAEAKTRLEAVIPSADLASLGADLFAVLHLIDREHGLRRAVSDPARDGADKAQLVQILLEGKVSPAALGLVADVVRLRWSKPSELADAVETLAVTAEAARAEADRQIDDLEDELFRFSRVIEGEVALRAALAGPGLPDDRKLGLVNALLEGKVTPATLTLVTELVLRPRGRSLEGGLAEFGKLVAQRRQRLVALVRTPTELSAQQRTRLAAVLAAAYGHEVHLNIEIDPGTIGGLSIEIGDEIIDGTIAGRLDDVRRRLGAG; from the coding sequence ATGACCATCACGGGAGCGGTGAGCAGGGCGTCGCTCGCCGAGGCCAAGACCCGGCTGGAGGCCGTCATTCCCTCCGCCGACCTGGCCTCGCTGGGCGCCGACCTGTTCGCGGTGCTGCACCTGATCGACCGCGAGCACGGCCTGCGCCGGGCGGTTTCCGACCCGGCGCGGGACGGTGCCGACAAGGCGCAGCTCGTCCAGATCCTGCTGGAGGGCAAGGTGTCGCCGGCCGCTCTCGGGCTGGTCGCCGACGTCGTCCGGCTGCGCTGGTCCAAGCCGTCGGAGCTGGCGGACGCGGTGGAGACCCTCGCGGTCACCGCCGAGGCCGCCCGCGCCGAGGCCGACCGGCAGATCGACGACCTGGAGGACGAGCTGTTCCGGTTCTCCCGGGTCATCGAGGGGGAGGTCGCGCTGCGCGCCGCCCTCGCCGGTCCGGGCCTGCCGGACGACCGCAAGCTCGGCCTGGTCAACGCGCTGCTGGAGGGCAAGGTCACGCCTGCCACGCTGACGCTGGTCACCGAGCTCGTGCTGCGTCCGCGAGGACGTAGCCTGGAAGGCGGGCTGGCCGAGTTCGGCAAGCTCGTCGCCCAGCGCCGGCAGCGGCTCGTCGCCCTGGTGCGGACGCCGACCGAGCTGTCGGCGCAGCAGCGGACGCGGCTCGCCGCGGTGCTCGCCGCCGCGTACGGACACGAAGTACACCTGAACATCGAGATCGACCCGGGCACGATCGGCGGACTGTCGATCGAGATCGGGGACGAGATCATCGACGGCACGATCGCCGGACGGCTGGACGACGTCCGCCGGAGGCTCGGTGCCGGCTGA
- a CDS encoding F0F1 ATP synthase subunit B: MITAASVLAAEENNPLVPHPYELVVGIFSFLVVMIVLGRILVPRLQKTLEERTQAIEGGLERAEQAQKEAQQVLDQYKSQQKAAAVEASNERRKAEEQGAQIIAEAKEKAQAEARKIVEDAKKQIEAERQQALQSLRAEIGAMSVDLAGRVVGESLEDSARQSRVVDRFLEELESRARTQEQITS; the protein is encoded by the coding sequence ATGATCACGGCAGCTTCCGTCCTAGCGGCGGAGGAGAACAACCCTCTCGTCCCGCACCCGTACGAGCTGGTCGTCGGCATCTTCTCGTTCCTCGTCGTCATGATCGTGCTGGGCCGCATCCTCGTCCCGCGTCTGCAGAAGACGCTGGAGGAGCGGACCCAGGCGATCGAGGGCGGCCTGGAGCGGGCCGAGCAGGCGCAGAAAGAGGCCCAGCAGGTCCTCGATCAGTACAAGTCCCAGCAGAAGGCGGCCGCGGTCGAGGCGTCCAACGAGCGGCGCAAGGCCGAGGAGCAGGGCGCGCAGATCATCGCCGAGGCCAAGGAGAAGGCCCAGGCGGAGGCTCGCAAGATCGTCGAGGACGCGAAGAAGCAGATCGAGGCCGAGCGGCAGCAGGCGCTGCAGTCGCTGCGCGCCGAGATCGGCGCCATGTCGGTCGACCTCGCCGGGCGCGTCGTGGGTGAGTCCCTTGAGGACAGCGCACGGCAGAGCCGGGTCGTCGACCGGTTCCTCGAGGAGCTGGAGAGCCGCGCTCGCACGCAGGAGCAGATCACATCATGA
- the atpE gene encoding ATP synthase F0 subunit C has product MTGAVLAAVEGNVTSIGYGLAAIGPGIGIGIIFGQGVNAIARQPELTGVIRTNMLLGFVLTEALALIGLVAPFIFQGI; this is encoded by the coding sequence ATGACGGGAGCCGTCCTCGCCGCAGTCGAAGGCAACGTCACCTCGATCGGCTACGGCCTCGCGGCCATCGGCCCGGGCATCGGCATCGGCATCATCTTCGGTCAGGGCGTGAACGCCATCGCCCGCCAGCCGGAGCTCACCGGCGTCATCCGCACCAACATGCTGCTGGGCTTCGTCCTCACCGAGGCGCTGGCCCTCATCGGTCTGGTCGCGCCCTTCATCTTCCAGGGCATCTGA
- the atpB gene encoding F0F1 ATP synthase subunit A, translating into MNALTVLATGGDEFKAPGPELFDFPPLFAGGPEWLTKPVVFAVVGALLVCGLFWMAFAKPKLVPRGMQNIGEIGYMFVRDEIARPFLGKNTDRWMPMLMSLFFLIWFWNIFAVIPIIQFPVASHIAFPIVLAVFVYIVKVYLGFKHQGPVKYFTNLIPKGLPLPVYFLLVPIEYLSTFILAPFTHAVRLFANMFAGHTILAFFSLVGFWFLFEKPTALGFGVGIVGVIVTILLTALELLIQFLQAFLFAMLAAMYIQSGLEADH; encoded by the coding sequence GTGAACGCGCTGACGGTCCTCGCCACCGGGGGAGACGAGTTCAAAGCCCCGGGCCCGGAGCTGTTCGACTTCCCGCCCCTGTTCGCCGGCGGCCCCGAGTGGCTGACCAAGCCCGTCGTCTTCGCGGTCGTCGGCGCTCTGCTGGTCTGCGGCCTGTTCTGGATGGCGTTCGCCAAGCCGAAGCTCGTGCCGCGCGGCATGCAGAACATCGGTGAGATCGGCTACATGTTCGTGCGGGACGAGATCGCCCGCCCGTTCCTCGGCAAGAACACCGACCGGTGGATGCCGATGCTGATGTCGCTGTTCTTCCTGATCTGGTTCTGGAACATCTTCGCGGTCATTCCGATCATCCAGTTCCCGGTCGCGTCGCACATCGCGTTCCCGATCGTCCTCGCGGTGTTCGTCTACATCGTCAAGGTCTACCTGGGCTTCAAGCACCAGGGCCCGGTGAAGTACTTCACCAACCTGATCCCCAAGGGCCTGCCGCTGCCGGTCTACTTCCTGCTGGTGCCGATCGAGTACCTCTCGACGTTCATCCTGGCGCCCTTCACCCACGCGGTCCGGCTCTTCGCCAACATGTTCGCGGGCCACACGATCCTGGCGTTCTTCAGCCTCGTCGGCTTCTGGTTCCTCTTCGAGAAGCCCACCGCGCTCGGCTTCGGCGTCGGCATCGTCGGCGTCATCGTCACGATCCTGCTGACGGCACTGGAGTTGCTGATCCAGTTCCTGCAGGCGTTCCTGTTCGCGATGCTCGCCGCGATGTACATCCAGAGCGGCCTCGAAGCGGACCACTAA
- a CDS encoding glycosyltransferase family 4 protein — MREYLLTILVAALVAYLLTPSVRRFAVWFGAQAVPRDRDVHVIPTPRLGGLAMFGGMVSALVVATGLPEMRKVLSDGDISVAKALLLSGGLIVLIGIADDRWEVDALTKFAGQVAAAGIFIMQGIQIYVIPLPTGESLSLPPAYGVPLTVFVVVATINAVNFIDGLDGLAAGVVGIAALALFSYAYLLSKSNGLTTLTGATLTAAVLVGMCAGFLPHNFSPAKIFMGDTGSMLIGLLLSASTIMLTGQFDPAILANGLFPFFVPVLLIPAVAAVPFMDMLLAVLRRTSQGRSPFSPDKQHLHHRLLQLGHSTRRAVLIMYFWVGLLASGLVGLALFDAAWITLGVTLLVAVAGVVLMLRKPGRGKPAADDAGTGDQPVRRPPMRV, encoded by the coding sequence GTGCGGGAGTACCTGCTCACGATCCTTGTCGCCGCCCTCGTCGCCTACCTGCTGACCCCCTCGGTACGCCGGTTCGCCGTCTGGTTCGGGGCGCAGGCCGTCCCGCGCGACCGCGACGTGCACGTGATCCCGACGCCCCGCCTCGGCGGCCTGGCGATGTTCGGCGGGATGGTGTCGGCGCTGGTGGTGGCGACCGGGCTGCCGGAGATGCGCAAGGTCCTCTCGGACGGCGACATCAGCGTGGCGAAGGCGCTGCTGCTGTCCGGCGGGCTGATCGTGCTGATCGGCATCGCCGACGACCGGTGGGAGGTGGACGCGCTCACCAAGTTCGCCGGGCAGGTCGCGGCCGCCGGGATCTTCATCATGCAGGGCATCCAGATCTACGTGATCCCGCTGCCGACCGGCGAGTCGCTGTCGCTGCCGCCCGCCTACGGGGTGCCGCTGACCGTCTTCGTCGTGGTCGCCACGATCAACGCGGTGAACTTCATCGACGGCCTGGACGGCCTGGCCGCGGGCGTCGTCGGGATCGCCGCGCTGGCCCTGTTCTCCTACGCCTACCTGCTGTCGAAGTCCAACGGGCTGACCACGCTGACCGGCGCGACGCTCACCGCCGCGGTCCTGGTCGGGATGTGCGCGGGGTTCCTGCCGCACAACTTCAGCCCCGCCAAGATCTTCATGGGCGACACCGGCTCGATGCTGATCGGGCTGCTGCTCAGCGCGTCCACGATCATGCTGACCGGGCAGTTCGACCCGGCGATCCTCGCCAACGGGCTGTTCCCGTTCTTCGTCCCGGTGCTGCTGATCCCGGCGGTGGCCGCGGTCCCGTTCATGGACATGCTGCTCGCGGTGCTGCGCCGCACGAGCCAGGGCCGGTCGCCGTTCTCCCCGGACAAGCAGCACCTGCACCACCGGCTGCTGCAGCTCGGCCACTCCACCCGCCGGGCCGTGCTGATCATGTACTTCTGGGTCGGGCTGCTGGCCTCCGGGCTGGTCGGGCTGGCGCTGTTCGACGCCGCGTGGATCACCCTCGGGGTGACGCTGCTGGTCGCGGTCGCCGGCGTCGTGCTGATGCTGCGCAAGCCGGGCCGCGGGAAGCCGGCCGCGGACGACGCGGGCACCGGCGACCAGCCGGTCCGGCGCCCGCCGATGCGGGTCTGA